A genomic segment from Streptomyces sp. NBC_01233 encodes:
- the hrpA gene encoding ATP-dependent RNA helicase HrpA — MSTSFAALQTLLGEISLRDAHRLGRRLEGARRIRKPEAKQAVLDEIAAEAAKAAARLAGRASRMPEVTYPENLPVSQKKDEIAEAIRDHQVVIVAGETGSGKTTQIPKICMELGRGVRGMIGHTQPRRIAARTVAERIAEELKSEIGRTVGWKVRFTDQVDQDATFVKLMTDGILLAEIQTDRELRAYDTIIIDEAHERSLNIDFLLGYLATLLPKRPDLKVVITSATIDPERFSRHFGEAPIVEVSGRTYPVEVRYRPLLEEDSEDSDRDQITAICEAVDELQSEGAGDILVFLSGEREIRDTADALNKRNLRFTEVLPLYARLSHAEQHRVFQQHTGRRIVLATNVAETSLTVPGIKYVVDPGTARISRYSHRTKVQRLPIERISQASANQRKGRCGRTSDGICIRLYSEDDFNARPEFTDAEILRTNLASVILQMTAAGLGEIEKFPFIDPPDHRNIRDGVQLLQELGALDPAEKDPSRRLTQMGRQLSQLPVDPRLARMVIEADKNNCVREVMVIAAALSIQDPRERPSDKQTQADQNHARFKDETSDFLSYLNMWRYVREQQKERGSSSFRRMCKQEYLNFLRIREWQDIYSQLRTVAKTMGIHVNEADAPEQVIHVSLLAGLLSHIGLKDTDKNEYLGARSAKFAVFPGSSLFKKQPKFVMSAELVETSRLWARVNAKVEPEWVEPLAQHLIKRTYSEPHWEKDQAAVMAYEKVTLYGVPIVAQRKINYGRIDPEVSRELFIRNALVEGDWRTHHKFYADNRKLLTEVEELENRARRRDIVVDDESLFDFYDQKIPPHVVSGAHFDSWWKHKKREEPELLDFEREMLLTEKAAGVTKADYPDSWRQGQLKFRVTYQFEPGADADGVTVHIPLHVLNQVTDEGFDWQIPGLREEVVTELIRSLPKPIRRHYVPAPNFATRFLDTAVPLQEPLPVTLARELQRMVGVPVSAEDFDLGRIPDHLKITFRIIDERRKNLAEDKDLEALRLKLKPKARQALSKAAAATAERAGGESVERTGLTDWTIGTLSKVFETRRAGQPVKAYPALVDEGATVSVRLFDTEAEQQQAMWLGTRRLILLNIPVNPAKFASDHLSNQQKLALSRNPHGSIQALFDDCATAATDKLIADHGGPAWDEAGFRRLYEAVRADLVDTTVRTVGQVQQVLAAWQACERRLKATGSLALVANIQDVKAQLAALVPAGFVTLTGLRRLPDLMRYLVAADRRLQQMPTGVQRDTTRMEKVHEMQDEYAWLLEQLPKGRPVPATVTDIRWMIEELRVSYFAHALGTAYPISDKRIVKAVDAAAP, encoded by the coding sequence ATGTCTACTTCCTTCGCCGCCCTGCAGACGCTTCTCGGTGAGATCTCTCTCCGTGACGCGCACCGCCTCGGCCGCCGCCTCGAAGGCGCCCGCCGTATCCGCAAGCCCGAGGCCAAGCAGGCCGTGCTCGACGAGATCGCCGCGGAGGCCGCGAAGGCCGCCGCGCGACTGGCCGGCCGCGCCTCGCGGATGCCGGAGGTCACGTATCCCGAGAACCTGCCCGTCAGCCAGAAGAAGGACGAGATCGCCGAGGCGATACGCGACCACCAGGTCGTGATCGTCGCCGGTGAGACCGGTTCCGGCAAGACCACGCAGATCCCCAAGATCTGCATGGAGCTGGGCCGCGGCGTCCGGGGCATGATCGGGCACACCCAGCCCCGCCGGATCGCGGCGCGCACCGTCGCGGAGCGGATCGCCGAGGAGCTGAAGTCCGAGATCGGCCGGACCGTCGGCTGGAAGGTCCGGTTCACCGACCAGGTGGACCAGGACGCGACCTTCGTGAAGCTGATGACGGACGGCATCCTGCTCGCCGAGATCCAGACGGACCGCGAGCTGCGCGCCTACGACACGATCATCATCGACGAGGCCCACGAGCGGTCGCTCAACATCGACTTCCTGCTCGGCTACCTGGCCACGCTGCTGCCGAAGCGCCCCGACCTGAAGGTCGTCATCACCTCGGCGACCATCGACCCCGAGCGCTTCTCCCGGCACTTCGGCGAAGCGCCCATCGTCGAGGTCAGCGGGCGGACGTACCCGGTGGAGGTCCGCTACCGGCCCCTCCTGGAGGAGGACTCCGAGGATTCCGACCGCGACCAGATCACCGCGATCTGCGAGGCCGTGGACGAGCTCCAGTCCGAGGGCGCGGGCGACATCCTGGTCTTCCTCTCCGGCGAGCGCGAGATCCGCGACACGGCGGACGCGCTCAACAAACGGAACCTTCGCTTCACTGAAGTGCTCCCCCTCTATGCGCGCCTCTCGCACGCCGAGCAGCACCGGGTCTTCCAGCAGCACACGGGCCGAAGGATCGTTCTCGCGACCAACGTCGCCGAGACCTCCCTGACCGTCCCGGGCATCAAGTACGTGGTCGACCCGGGCACCGCCCGCATCTCCCGCTACAGCCACCGCACCAAGGTCCAGCGCCTGCCGATCGAGCGGATCTCGCAGGCCAGCGCCAACCAGCGCAAGGGCCGCTGCGGACGTACCTCCGACGGCATCTGCATCCGGCTGTACTCCGAGGACGACTTCAACGCCCGCCCGGAGTTCACCGACGCCGAGATCCTGCGCACGAACCTGGCCTCCGTCATCCTCCAGATGACCGCCGCCGGCCTCGGCGAGATCGAGAAGTTCCCCTTCATCGACCCGCCGGACCACCGCAACATCCGCGACGGCGTGCAGCTCCTCCAGGAGCTCGGGGCGCTCGACCCGGCGGAGAAGGATCCGTCGAGGCGGCTCACGCAGATGGGCCGCCAGCTGTCCCAGCTCCCGGTGGACCCCCGCCTCGCCCGCATGGTCATCGAGGCCGACAAGAACAACTGCGTCCGCGAGGTCATGGTCATCGCGGCGGCCCTGTCCATCCAGGACCCGCGCGAGCGGCCCTCGGACAAGCAGACCCAGGCCGACCAGAACCACGCCCGCTTCAAGGACGAGACCAGCGACTTCCTCTCGTACCTGAACATGTGGCGCTACGTCCGCGAGCAGCAGAAGGAGCGCGGCTCCTCCTCCTTCCGCCGGATGTGCAAGCAGGAGTACCTGAACTTCCTGCGGATCCGCGAGTGGCAGGACATCTACTCGCAGCTGCGCACGGTCGCCAAGACCATGGGCATCCACGTCAACGAGGCCGATGCCCCCGAGCAGGTCATCCACGTCTCGCTGCTGGCCGGCCTGCTGTCCCACATCGGGCTCAAGGACACCGACAAGAACGAGTACCTGGGGGCCCGGTCGGCGAAGTTCGCGGTCTTCCCGGGCTCCTCGCTCTTCAAGAAGCAGCCGAAGTTCGTGATGTCGGCCGAGCTGGTGGAGACCTCGCGGCTGTGGGCCCGGGTGAACGCCAAGGTGGAGCCCGAGTGGGTGGAGCCGCTGGCCCAGCACCTGATCAAGCGCACCTACAGCGAGCCGCACTGGGAGAAGGACCAGGCGGCCGTGATGGCGTACGAGAAGGTCACCCTGTACGGCGTCCCGATCGTCGCCCAGCGGAAGATCAACTACGGCCGGATCGACCCCGAGGTCTCGCGGGAGCTGTTCATCCGCAACGCGCTGGTCGAGGGCGACTGGCGCACGCACCACAAGTTCTACGCCGACAACCGCAAGCTCCTCACCGAGGTGGAGGAGCTGGAGAACCGGGCCCGGCGCCGCGACATCGTGGTGGACGACGAGAGCCTCTTCGACTTCTACGACCAGAAGATCCCGCCGCACGTGGTCTCCGGGGCGCACTTCGACTCCTGGTGGAAGCACAAGAAGCGCGAGGAGCCCGAACTCCTCGACTTCGAGCGGGAGATGCTGCTCACCGAGAAGGCGGCCGGGGTCACCAAGGCCGACTACCCGGACTCCTGGCGGCAGGGGCAGCTGAAGTTCCGGGTGACCTACCAGTTCGAGCCGGGCGCGGACGCGGACGGCGTGACCGTCCACATCCCGCTCCACGTGCTCAACCAGGTCACCGACGAGGGCTTCGACTGGCAGATCCCGGGCCTGCGCGAGGAGGTCGTCACCGAGCTGATCCGCTCGCTGCCGAAGCCGATCCGCCGGCACTACGTGCCCGCGCCCAACTTCGCGACCCGCTTCCTGGACACGGCGGTGCCCCTGCAGGAGCCGCTGCCCGTCACGCTGGCGCGCGAGCTCCAGCGGATGGTCGGGGTCCCGGTCTCGGCAGAGGACTTCGACCTCGGCCGGATCCCGGACCACCTGAAGATCACCTTCCGGATCATCGACGAGCGGCGCAAGAACCTCGCCGAGGACAAGGATCTGGAGGCACTGCGGCTGAAGCTGAAGCCGAAGGCCCGCCAGGCCCTCTCCAAGGCCGCCGCGGCCACCGCCGAGCGGGCGGGCGGGGAGTCGGTGGAGCGGACCGGGCTGACCGACTGGACGATCGGCACGCTGAGCAAGGTCTTCGAGACCCGGCGGGCCGGCCAGCCGGTGAAGGCCTACCCGGCGCTGGTGGACGAGGGCGCGACCGTCTCCGTACGGCTCTTCGACACCGAGGCCGAGCAGCAGCAGGCGATGTGGCTGGGCACCCGGCGCCTCATCCTGCTGAACATCCCGGTGAACCCGGCGAAGTTCGCCTCGGACCACCTGAGCAACCAGCAGAAGCTGGCCCTGTCCAGGAACCCGCACGGCTCCATCCAGGCGCTGTTCGACGACTGCGCGACCGCGGCGACGGACAAGCTGATCGCGGACCACGGCGGTCCCGCGTGGGACGAGGCGGGCTTCCGCAGGCTCTACGAGGCGGTCCGCGCCGACCTCGTGGACACGACCGTGCGGACGGTGGGCCAGGTCCAGCAGGTGCTGGCCGCCTGGCAGGCCTGTGAGCGCCGCCTGAAGGCCACGGGCAGCCTCGCCCTGGTCGCCAACATCCAGGACGTCAAGGCGCAGCTGGCGGCCCTCGTGCCGGCCGGGTTCGTCACGCTCACCGGGCTGCGCAGGCTGCCGGACCTGATGCGCTACCTGGTGGCGGCGGACCGGCGGCTCCAGCAGATGCCCACGGGCGTCCAGCGCGACACCACGCGCATGGAGAAGGTCCACGAGATGCAGGACGAGTACGCGTGGCTCCTGGAGCAGCTGCCGAAGGGACGGCCGGTGCCGGCGACGGTCACGGACATCCGCTGGATGATCGAGGAGCTGCGGGTCAGTTACTTCGCGCACGCCCTCGGGACGGCGTATCCGATCTCCGACAAGCGGATCGTGAAGGCGGTGGACGCGGCGGCCCCGTGA
- the bldC gene encoding developmental transcriptional regulator BldC codes for MTARTPDAEPLLTPAEVATMFRVDPKTVTRWAKAGKLTSIRTLGGHRRYREAEVRALLAGIPQQRSEA; via the coding sequence ATGACCGCTCGCACCCCTGATGCCGAGCCGCTGCTGACCCCGGCTGAGGTTGCCACGATGTTCCGCGTGGACCCGAAGACGGTCACCCGCTGGGCCAAGGCTGGCAAGCTCACGTCCATCCGCACCCTGGGTGGACACCGCCGATACCGCGAGGCCGAGGTTCGCGCACTGCTCGCGGGAATTCCGCAGCAGCGCAGCGAGGCCTGA